The DNA window GAGCGTCGACATCTTCGTGACGAAGGCACGTGAGACTGGCGGCATCGCCTGGAGCAGACACTTCGGCGACCGGGAGAAACAGCACCTCTCGGACGTGGCGGCAGCCCCCGATGGCGGCGTCGTCTTCACGGGCGTCTTCAGCGGAACCATCGACTTCGGTGGTGGCCCACTGACGGCGACCGTGCCCGCCATCTACCTGGTGAAGCTCGACGCAGAAGGACAGCATGTCTGGAGCCGCAGCTTCCACGACGAAGAGACGATGACCTGGGCCTACGCCGTCACCGTCGACCCTGCAGGCGACGTCGTTCTGTACGGGAACCTCGAAGGGTCTCTGGACTTCGGCGGGCTCGAACTCGAGACGGGGGGGCTCTTCCCGTTCCTCGTCAAGTTCGACGATCAGGGCCGCCCGCTCTGGGGCAAATCATTCAGAGGATCGACCGATCAGACACCGCTCGCGATCGCGACGGATCAGACGGGGAACATCTACGTCACGGAGGAGGCGAAATACGCCACGATCGACGGCAAGCACCTCATGGGCGACGCCTTCTCCAACGCGCTGACGGCCAGCTTTGCCCCCGACGGGACGCTCCGCTGGGCCCGCATCTTCAGGGAGCGCCAGGGCGCGACGTCCAGCGGCGCACCGGACACCATCCCGGTCTCGATGGCGGTCGATCCCTCCGGCAACGTTGCCCTGACGGGGGTCTTCGGCGGGACGATCGACTTCGGGAGCGGCGCGCTCACGGCGGCCGATCCCCATGGCTACGCATCCTACGTGGTGAAGCTGAACACGCACGGCGACGCCCTCTGGAGCGTCGCCCTCGACACGGACACGGTGAAGTCGGTCGGCTTCGATGGGGTGGGTGATGTGCTGGTCGGTGGCTCGTTCGCGGAGCGGCTCCTCCTCGGCGATACCCTCCACGTCACGGATGGCGACGCCGACATCTTCGCCGCGCGGCTGAACGGCACCAACGGGACACCCAGCTGGAGCCACAGCCTCGGCGACGGGGCCGACCAGCGGGCGACCCGCATCGCCATGGATCAGGGGGGGCGGCTGGTCCTCACGGGCGTCTTCGACGGCAGCCTGGATCTCGGCTGCGGCGCGCTGTCCAGCGGAAGCGGCAACGACCTCTTCCTCGCTGGCCTGTGCCCCTGAACCTCACTGCACGAGAGAAAGCTCCCCCGCCAGCACAGCGCCCCTCATTCACACGCCAGCGGCGCGCGCCCCCGCTGCCCCTCCGGCGGTGGGCATCATGCTTCTGCGGCCGTCGAGCCATCCCCCTCCTGCTCGACGACCACCTCTTGCCCGGCCGTGGACCAGTGCATCTGCACGAACACCCACGCCTCGTCCCGATGCTCTGCAACCGCCGTGACGCGGATGTTCCGATGATCGAGCACCTTCTCGCCGGCCCTGGCCTGGAAGCGCAGCGAGGGCGAGCCGACGCAAGCAGCTCGCCCTCCGGCCAGCTCCAGGACGACCAGCGTGTCGGGGTCGATGGACACGCGCAGCTCGGCGAGGGCATCGAACTGCCGCATGAATGCGGATTCGAGAGCGGGCCAGCCCCGGAGGTGCAGGTTGGCCTGCGTCCCGTAGAACAGCAGATCGGCGTCCCGCGCGAAGAGCGCGCGCAGACCCTCCATGTCGTAATCGGTGAGCGCTCCCGTGAAACGCGCCACGAGCTCACAAACGTCGGCGATCGCTGCCATGCTGCTGAGACCTCTCCTGTCGTGTCTGCCCCGTGTAACGGCTGACGAAGGCCGGAAGTCAGGGCGTCTCGTCGGCGTCCGATCCCGGCACCGCGGGACGAACGCGGACACTCTTGTACCGCGCGAGGGAGACGAGGCCGGCTGGCGCGCCGCGCGGCTTCGAGACGTCGGCCGCCCTGCACACGTGGACCTCCACCTTCGCTGCGGCGCGGGCTTTCGAGTACCAGGCCGCCGCTGCCGCTGCGATCTCGACGACCGCGCGAGGCACCTCACCCCGCTCGGGGTTGCGGACGACGACATGGCTCCCCGGGGTGCCTCCCGCCACGTGGAGCCAGAGATCCTGGGGCTCTGCCACGTCGAAGGTGAGATGATCGTTGTCCTCGTCGCCGCGGCCGATGAGGATCTCGAAGCCCTCCACGTTCACGGTGCGGTAAGGTCGTCCCTTGCTGCCCACCGCGGCAGCATGCGGCGCGACGAAAAGGAACACAAGCCGCTGTCGCCAGCTCGACCGGCGGCTCACTCGCCCCAGACCAGCACGGCACGCCCGCGTTGCGCCGCAGCTCACGGACGCAGGCCCCACCCCAGCGCGACCACCGCTAGGATACCGTCGTGCGCGCCTCCCCACCGGAACGTCTCTCTCTCGCCGCGGCCCGACGCATCGCCCTGCATGCCCAAGGCTTCGCCGACCCGCGCCCCACCGGCCGCGTCGATCGCCGCCACGTCCGCCGCGTCGTGGAGCGCCTGGGCGTCATCCAGCTCGACTCCGTCAACGTGCTGACGCGCTCTCACTTCCTGCCCTTCTTCTCTCGCCTCGGCCCGTACCCGAGCCACGCCATCGCCGAGCTCGCCGAGGACCGCCGCGAGCTCTTCGAGTACTGGGCCCACGAAGCGTCGCTGCTGCCGGTCGACCTGTACCCCTTGTTCCGCTGGCGCATGGAGCGCGCTGGCCAGGAAGCCTGGGGGCGAATGAAGACCCTCGGGCGCGAGCGCCCCGACTTCGTCCGCGCCGTGCTCGACGAGGTCACCACCCGCGGCCCCCTCCCCGCGAGCGAACTCTCCGACGCAGGCCACCGACCGAAGGCCGGCATGTGGAGCTGGAGCGACGGCAAGACCGCGCTCGAGTGGCTGTTCTGGAGCGGCCAGATCACCGCTGCCGGCCGCAGGCCGAGCTTCGAGCGGCTCTACGACCTCCCCGAACGCGTCCTGCCTCCTCTCGTGCTCACCACCCCGGTTCCCGACCCCCACGCGGCCCAGCGCAGCCTGCTCCTGCGCGCCGCGCGTGCCCTCGGCGTGGCGACCGCACGCGACCTCGCCGACTACTTTCGCATCCGACCGCCCGAGGCCCGCCCCCGCCTTGCCGAACTCGTCGAGCTGGGCTCCCTCCACGAGGTCGACGTCGAAGGCTTCGGCGAGACCGCATACCTTCACCCCGAGGCGCGCGCCCCACGGCGGGTCGAGGCCAGCGCGCTGCTCTCGCCCTTCGACTCGCTCGTCTGGGAGCGCAACCGCACCGAGCGCCTCTTCGGCATGCGCCTCCGCCTGGAGATCTACACGCCCGCCGAGAAGCGCGTCCACGGCTACTACGTCCTGCCGTTCCTGCTCGGTGAAACCCTGGTGGCGCGCGTCGATCTCAAAGCGGACCGCACCGCGTCGACCCTCCGCGTTCAGGGCGCGTTCGCCGAGGCTGGCCACGCACGCCCGGAGGTCGCCGCCGCCCTCGCCCGCGAGCTGCGCGCCATGGCCGACTGGCTGACGCTCGAACGGATCATCATCGCCTCGCGCGGAGATCTCGCCCGACTCCTCGCCCGCTCCGTACGCTCTGTCTGAACAACATCGCCACGGGCGTCCGCCCCCCTCTCCGCATGCATCCAGCCCCGCCTGATCCCGGCGTGAGGACCCGTCCAACCAGCTGCCAACCCCTCGCCCCCCCGGTATCCTCATCGCCGTGCCCGAGCGACCCGACCTCGTCGTCCCCTTCATCGCGCAAGACCTCGCGAGCCCGACGCTCGTGTCCCCCTGCGTGGTGAGTCCTGCGGACATCTTCGCCGCCATCGAGGTGGAAGCGCGCCGCTTCGCCGAAGAACGCCACGCAGCCCAGCGCTACGGCGAGCACCCGTACACCTTCCACCTCGAGAAGGTCCGCGCCGTTCTCACGGAGCTCGACTACCACGGCCACCTCGGCATCGCCGCCTGGCTGCACGACGTCGTCGAGGACACCACCACCACCTGCGATGAGATCGCCACGCGCTTCGGCGCCGAGGTCGCAGGCCTGGTCTGGGCCGTCACTGGCGTCGGTCCCACCAGGAAAGCCCGCAACGCCGCGATGTACGAGAAGATCCGGCGCACCCCCGACGCCGCCATCCTCAAGCTCGCCGACCGCATCGCCAACGTCGAGGCCTCCCGCACCCGCCCCGACAAGCGCCGCATGTACCGCGACGAGGCCCCCGACTTCGAGCGCGCGCTCGTGGGCCTGGGCGACCCGCGCCAGTGGACCCGCCTGCGGCTCGCCCTGGAGAGCCCCACCGTGCCCACCGAGGGGTGATATCGTCGCAAGCCGATGACGATCCCCTCCAAGGGAAAGCGCCCCCTCGCCCCGCTCGACGCAATCATCACCAAACTGGCCGAGAACGGCCACCTGGAGATCACCTTCGAAGACGCTCAGGCCTCCCCCGCCGAGTACGCCCTGCTCGTCGACCACATCGAGGACGCCGCCCCCCGCACCCTCACCGTC is part of the Chondromyces crocatus genome and encodes:
- a CDS encoding nuclear transport factor 2 family protein, with protein sequence MAAIADVCELVARFTGALTDYDMEGLRALFARDADLLFYGTQANLHLRGWPALESAFMRQFDALAELRVSIDPDTLVVLELAGGRAACVGSPSLRFQARAGEKVLDHRNIRVTAVAEHRDEAWVFVQMHWSTAGQEVVVEQEGDGSTAAEA
- a CDS encoding NFACT RNA binding domain-containing protein — encoded protein: MGSKGRPYRTVNVEGFEILIGRGDEDNDHLTFDVAEPQDLWLHVAGGTPGSHVVVRNPERGEVPRAVVEIAAAAAAWYSKARAAAKVEVHVCRAADVSKPRGAPAGLVSLARYKSVRVRPAVPGSDADETP
- a CDS encoding winged helix-turn-helix domain-containing protein — translated: MRASPPERLSLAAARRIALHAQGFADPRPTGRVDRRHVRRVVERLGVIQLDSVNVLTRSHFLPFFSRLGPYPSHAIAELAEDRRELFEYWAHEASLLPVDLYPLFRWRMERAGQEAWGRMKTLGRERPDFVRAVLDEVTTRGPLPASELSDAGHRPKAGMWSWSDGKTALEWLFWSGQITAAGRRPSFERLYDLPERVLPPLVLTTPVPDPHAAQRSLLLRAARALGVATARDLADYFRIRPPEARPRLAELVELGSLHEVDVEGFGETAYLHPEARAPRRVEASALLSPFDSLVWERNRTERLFGMRLRLEIYTPAEKRVHGYYVLPFLLGETLVARVDLKADRTASTLRVQGAFAEAGHARPEVAAALARELRAMADWLTLERIIIASRGDLARLLARSVRSV
- a CDS encoding HD domain-containing protein; translated protein: MPERPDLVVPFIAQDLASPTLVSPCVVSPADIFAAIEVEARRFAEERHAAQRYGEHPYTFHLEKVRAVLTELDYHGHLGIAAWLHDVVEDTTTTCDEIATRFGAEVAGLVWAVTGVGPTRKARNAAMYEKIRRTPDAAILKLADRIANVEASRTRPDKRRMYRDEAPDFERALVGLGDPRQWTRLRLALESPTVPTEG